In Anopheles gambiae chromosome 2, idAnoGambNW_F1_1, whole genome shotgun sequence, a single window of DNA contains:
- the LOC1275136 gene encoding Bardet-Biedl syndrome 4 protein homolog, producing the protein MTERYVYCNGRAHERTVSVSTNKQLSSQAAMKPQSVTNRHMNWLIHGLYTRKHFEQCKKLIDRQLGICYDKQYLYYMKGLILREENNSTEAVHCFQQAIALNKKEPENYKELAKTLYSMGKFRNALEVFLKAETLLERPDHEIYHHIGELYYKNFGQPKAGVVEAKEYLKQVVTCGKHVESYKILAEIYIEEGDSIKAIEMIENCLQITQDDVSLMTQIGILYLKINEYQRAFEKLLDATATDSKHTSALLALGSILQSKNDIDGALNKYKRISNLTDESSEVWSNIGLCFFKKQKFIAAISCLRKAAWVSPLNFNALYNLGLVLVTAQQYVSAFQTLAAAISLRPEHAECYMLLGTCLRHLNDPGNAYLSLEKSTMLPDAVKNPLIYLNFALYCYEVGKSDQSVLYLSNFLDMTQHITVHREYLKMADRLNGALAVAAGGQIHAPTAPDTGGHTGGLDRTEKDHRMQDETVVNMSSGGLADTRNEGAVEEDGSDGDLP; encoded by the exons ATGACGGAACGTTATGTGTACTGTAACGGACGAGCGCACGAACGAACCGTGAGTGTGTCAACTAACAAGCAACTTTCTTCACAGGCAG CAATGAAACCTCAAAGTGTAACCAATCGCCACATGAACTGGCTGATACACGGTTTGTATACCAGGAAGCATTTTGAGCAGTGCAAAAAATTGATTGACCGTCAGCTGGGCATTTGCTACGACAAGCAGTACTTATACTACATGAAGGGTCTTATTTTGCGAGAGGAAAACAACTCAACCGAAGCCGTACACTGCTTTCAACAAGCGATTGCgctgaacaaaaaagaaccagAAAACTACAAGGAACTCGCCAAAACACT ATATTCGATGGGAAAATTTCGCAATGCTTTGGAAGTATTTTTGAAAGCGGAAACTCTACTTGAACGACCTGACCACGAAATCTATCATCACATTGGTGAGCTGTATTACAAAAATTTCGGACAGCCAAAGGCGGGTGTCGTTGAGGCAAAGGAATATCTCAAGCAAGTCGTCACTTGCGGTAAGCACGTAGAAAGCTATAAGATTTTGGCCGAAATCTACATCGAAGAAGGAGACAGCATCAAAGCGATTGAAATGATCGAAAATTGTTTGCA AATAACGCAAGATGACGTATCCTTGATGACGCAGATAGGTATACTGTACTTGAAAATCAACGAATACCAACGGGCGTTCGAAAAATTACTTGATGCAACGGCAACCGATTCCAAGCATACAAGCGCCCTACTAGCATTGGGATCAATATTACAA TCAAAAAATGACATTGACGGTGCCCTTAATAAGTATAAACGAATATCGAATTTAACAGACGAAAGCTCGGAAGTTTGGAGTAACATCGGTTTATGCTTTTTCAAGAAGCAAAAATTTATTGCT GCAATTTCATGTCTTAGGAAAGCAGCCTGGGTTTCACCGTTGAACTTTAACGCGCTTTACAATCTTGGACTGGTGTTGGTAACAG CCCAACAATACGTGAGTGCCTTTCAAACGCTAGCTGCTGCGATAAGTCTACGGCCAGAGCATGCCGAGTGCTACATGTTGCTGGGAA CTTGTCTGCGGCATTTAAATGATCCCGGAAACGCTTACCTTTCGCTGGAGAAGTCAACCATGCTTCCGGACGCCGTCAAGAACCCGCTAATCTATCTTAACTTCGCACTCTATTGTTACGAAGTCGGAAAATCGGACCAATCCGTGCTGTATCTGAGTAACTTTCTCGACATGACTCAACACATTACGGTCCATCGTGAG TACCTAAAAATGGCCGACCGACTTAACGGAGCTCTTGCGGTGGCTGCTGGTGGGCAGATTCATGCTCCTACCGCACCAGACACAGGAGGACACACCGGGGGTCTTGACCGTACCGAGAAGGATCACCGGATGCAGGATGAAACTGTTGTCAACATGTCCAGTGGTGGATTGGCGGACACGCGGAATGAGGGCGCTGTCGAAGAGGATGGCTCCGACGGTGATTTACCCTGA